A DNA window from Terriglobales bacterium contains the following coding sequences:
- a CDS encoding isoprenylcysteine carboxylmethyltransferase family protein, giving the protein MPAYAYGILAAGWIAWCTPFFLIKRTTQAPEKVNRNARWGIVFQMVGYSLLWQGHFWTRSLEPWRLALAVPFFVLAGLLSWSGARSLGQQWRIDAGLNADHELVRSGVYRIVRHPIYTSMLCLLLATGFLITPLPLFTVAAILFMIGTEIRVRVEDNLLSSRFGEEFQFYRRSVSAYLPFSR; this is encoded by the coding sequence ATGCCTGCCTATGCGTATGGCATTCTGGCCGCGGGGTGGATTGCCTGGTGCACGCCGTTTTTCCTCATCAAGCGAACCACGCAAGCTCCAGAAAAAGTGAACCGCAATGCTCGTTGGGGAATCGTGTTCCAAATGGTCGGTTATTCGCTGCTGTGGCAGGGCCACTTCTGGACAAGATCGCTCGAACCTTGGCGTCTCGCACTTGCCGTACCGTTCTTCGTGCTCGCAGGTTTGCTCTCCTGGAGCGGAGCCCGATCACTCGGACAACAATGGCGTATTGATGCCGGTCTCAATGCAGATCATGAGCTGGTTCGATCCGGCGTGTACCGCATTGTTCGTCATCCGATATACACGTCGATGTTGTGCCTGTTGCTCGCGACCGGCTTCCTGATCACGCCCCTGCCCCTGTTCACCGTAGCGGCGATACTATTCATGATTGGCACCGAGATCCGCGTTCGCGTCGAGGACAATTTGCTGTCGTCCCGTTTCGGTGAAGAGTTTCAGTTTTACCGGCGAAGCGTCTCAGCGTACCTGCCATTTTCCCGTTAA